A single Sporosarcina sp. FSL W8-0480 DNA region contains:
- the glpK gene encoding glycerol kinase GlpK, producing MGKFILAIDQGTTSTRAILFDKEGKIVHVAQREFSQIFPKPGWVEHSANEIWGSVLSVIASVLTESGNQPEDIDGIGITNQRETTVVWDKNTGQPIYNAIVWQSRQTQRIVEELREKGIEQSIREKTGLQLDPYFSATKVKWILDEVEGARERARTGELLFGTIDSFLIWKLSNGKVHVTDYSNASRTMLFNINELTWDKDLCDLLDIPMNMLPEVRESSEIYAYTAPSVFFGAEVPIAGAAGDQQCALFGQACFHEGMAKNTYGTGCFMLLNTGEKPVQSNNGLLTTIAWGIDGKVTYALEGSVFVAGSAIQWLRDGLRMIQKAEDSETYSTRIASTDGVYVVPAFVGLGTPYWDSDARGAVFGLTRGTEKEHFIRATVEALAYQTNDVLLTMEKDAEKKINILRVDGGAVANTFLMQFQSDLLQIEVEQSAFLETTALGAAYLAGLATGFFDSKEKVESLWAKERTYSPKMEPETRDVLYTGWKKAVEAARVFKL from the coding sequence ATGGGAAAATTCATTTTAGCCATCGACCAGGGAACGACTAGCACAAGGGCCATTCTTTTTGATAAAGAAGGTAAAATTGTTCATGTAGCACAAAGGGAGTTCAGTCAGATTTTCCCTAAGCCAGGTTGGGTAGAGCATAGTGCTAATGAAATTTGGGGTTCGGTATTATCCGTCATTGCTTCGGTTCTTACGGAAAGTGGAAATCAGCCGGAAGATATTGACGGAATCGGTATTACAAACCAACGGGAAACGACTGTCGTTTGGGATAAGAATACTGGCCAACCGATCTACAATGCAATTGTTTGGCAATCCCGGCAAACTCAACGGATAGTTGAAGAGCTACGTGAAAAGGGAATTGAACAAAGCATTCGTGAAAAGACAGGACTGCAATTGGATCCCTATTTTTCAGCAACTAAGGTGAAATGGATATTGGATGAAGTTGAAGGCGCGAGAGAACGTGCGAGAACAGGTGAATTACTATTCGGCACAATCGATTCATTCCTGATTTGGAAGCTATCTAACGGTAAAGTCCATGTCACTGATTATTCCAATGCATCTCGGACAATGCTCTTTAATATAAATGAGCTTACTTGGGATAAAGACTTATGTGACCTTTTGGATATCCCGATGAATATGTTACCTGAAGTGAGAGAATCGTCAGAAATATATGCATATACAGCTCCATCGGTCTTTTTTGGAGCCGAAGTACCAATTGCGGGTGCAGCGGGTGATCAGCAATGCGCACTTTTCGGGCAGGCTTGCTTCCATGAAGGAATGGCAAAGAATACGTATGGCACGGGCTGTTTCATGTTGTTGAACACTGGTGAAAAACCTGTTCAATCCAATAATGGATTACTGACTACTATAGCATGGGGAATAGATGGGAAAGTCACCTATGCGTTGGAAGGCAGCGTATTCGTTGCCGGATCTGCCATCCAATGGCTAAGGGATGGCCTGCGAATGATCCAGAAAGCGGAGGATTCAGAGACCTATTCAACACGTATCGCATCGACGGACGGGGTCTATGTTGTTCCAGCTTTTGTCGGGCTTGGTACCCCGTATTGGGACTCCGATGCAAGGGGAGCCGTATTTGGACTGACCCGGGGGACTGAAAAAGAGCATTTCATCAGGGCGACGGTAGAAGCATTAGCCTACCAAACAAATGATGTCTTGCTGACAATGGAAAAAGACGCGGAGAAAAAGATAAATATCTTACGGGTTGATGGTGGTGCAGTTGCCAACACATTCCTTATGCAATTTCAAAGTGATCTTTTGCAAATAGAGGTAGAGCAGTCGGCATTTTTGGAAACGACCGCATTAGGTGCTGCATATCTCGCGGGTCTTGCAACAGGATTCTTCGATTCGAAGGAAAAAGTTGAGTCGTTATGGGCAAAGGAAAGGACCTATTCGCCTAAAATGGAACCAGAAACAAGGGATGTGCTATATACAGGATGGAAAAAAGCTGTCGAGGCAGCAAGAGTGTTCAAGCTCTGA
- a CDS encoding alpha/beta fold hydrolase, whose protein sequence is MHEIQLEMNDGVKIHSIYAKPASQPIAHIHLLHGMAEHIGRYKDFVKYLVENGYAVSGHDHRGHGQTAQLNGKLGSFGVGVGFDRIVEDAHEVANYYMNKLQAPRFILIGHSMGSFIARRYAQLFGNELDILICSGTASDTGVSRLAGQALAKLKGHITDFEKQDYFINKLVFGSFKNSVTSPETPFDWLSKRKETVEEYINDPLCGFVPSTGFFLELFNGISTIHKREQIRQTPANLPILLLSGLHDPVGEQGHGIWKVARQLENEGLKNVTVMLYEGGRHEMLQEVNRDEVYDFIKGWIDKNEKGN, encoded by the coding sequence TTGCATGAAATTCAATTGGAAATGAACGATGGTGTAAAAATCCATTCAATCTATGCGAAGCCTGCGAGTCAGCCAATCGCACATATTCATCTCCTTCATGGGATGGCGGAACATATCGGAAGGTATAAGGATTTCGTCAAATACCTTGTTGAAAATGGATACGCGGTTTCTGGCCATGATCATCGGGGGCATGGCCAAACTGCCCAGTTGAACGGCAAATTGGGTTCCTTTGGCGTTGGTGTTGGATTCGACCGTATCGTTGAAGATGCACATGAAGTCGCAAATTATTATATGAATAAGTTGCAAGCACCGCGTTTCATTTTAATTGGCCATAGTATGGGGTCATTTATTGCAAGGAGATATGCACAATTATTCGGGAATGAACTGGATATATTGATTTGCTCGGGAACTGCGTCGGATACGGGAGTGAGCCGACTTGCGGGACAAGCCCTTGCGAAGTTGAAAGGACATATTACGGACTTTGAAAAACAGGATTACTTTATCAATAAATTAGTGTTCGGCTCTTTTAAAAATTCAGTGACCTCTCCTGAAACTCCATTTGATTGGCTGTCGAAAAGAAAAGAAACAGTTGAAGAGTATATTAATGATCCACTTTGCGGATTTGTACCGTCAACAGGATTTTTCCTTGAACTTTTTAATGGGATTTCCACAATCCATAAACGTGAACAAATTCGTCAAACACCTGCAAATTTACCCATTTTGCTCTTATCGGGTTTGCACGACCCTGTTGGTGAACAGGGACACGGTATATGGAAGGTTGCGCGTCAACTTGAAAATGAAGGACTAAAAAATGTAACGGTCATGCTTTACGAAGGCGGCAGACATGAAATGTTACAGGAAGTAAATCGTGATGAAGTGTATGATTTTATAAAAGGCTGGATCGATAAAAATGAAAAAGGCAATTAA
- the miaA gene encoding tRNA (adenosine(37)-N6)-dimethylallyltransferase MiaA has protein sequence MKKAIKVIAIVGPTASGKTALSIELAKMLDGEIINGDAMQVYKGLDIGTAKIKEDEKDGVPHHLFDVKGPSESFSVAEYQFAVRNCIDDILRRGKQPIIVGGTGLYIQSVLFDFRFTDEASDETVRTALETELATDGGPERLYNRLLALDPNSAEKIHPNNHRRIIRALEIIEVTGKTKNEHEKGKGRIPVYDHLIIGMDMDREVLYDRINRRVDQMMEEGLLAEASDLWDNGIRNVQSVQAIGYKEIHMYLEGKLSLDDATSLIKQNTRHYAKRQMTYFRNKMDVFWVDALLDAKKIVHGILLILKDFNRNESNK, from the coding sequence ATGAAAAAGGCAATTAAAGTAATAGCAATCGTCGGTCCCACGGCATCAGGCAAAACTGCATTAAGTATTGAGCTTGCCAAAATGTTGGACGGCGAAATAATCAACGGGGACGCAATGCAGGTATATAAAGGTTTGGATATCGGAACAGCAAAAATAAAAGAAGATGAAAAGGACGGAGTTCCCCATCATTTATTCGATGTGAAAGGGCCTTCGGAGTCATTTTCTGTTGCTGAATACCAATTTGCAGTCAGGAACTGCATCGATGATATTCTGAGAAGGGGAAAGCAACCGATTATCGTCGGGGGGACCGGGCTATATATTCAGTCTGTTCTATTCGATTTCAGGTTTACGGATGAGGCATCTGATGAGACTGTAAGAACGGCTCTCGAAACTGAATTGGCAACTGATGGCGGGCCGGAACGTCTGTATAATCGTCTACTTGCGTTAGATCCAAACAGTGCAGAAAAAATCCATCCTAATAATCACAGAAGAATAATCCGTGCGTTAGAAATTATAGAAGTTACGGGCAAAACTAAAAATGAACATGAAAAAGGAAAGGGACGCATCCCGGTATACGATCATTTGATCATTGGAATGGATATGGACCGAGAAGTCCTCTATGATAGAATCAATCGAAGGGTAGATCAAATGATGGAGGAAGGGTTACTTGCTGAAGCGAGTGATTTATGGGATAACGGAATCCGGAATGTCCAATCTGTCCAGGCAATCGGTTATAAAGAAATTCATATGTATTTAGAGGGTAAATTGTCGCTTGATGATGCTACAAGCTTAATAAAACAAAATACACGTCATTATGCAAAACGGCAAATGACCTATTTCAGAAATAAAATGGATGTTTTTTGGGTGGACGCGCTTTTAGATGCGAAAAAAATTGTTCATGGAATTTTATTAATTTTAAAGGATTTTAATCGAAACGAATCGAATAAGTAA
- the hfq gene encoding RNA chaperone Hfq codes for MSQGNMQEVFLNSLRKNNTFVTVFLLNGFQLKGLIKSYDNYTVLLESDGKQQLIYKHAISTYVPAKPVLLKDEE; via the coding sequence ATGTCACAAGGTAATATGCAAGAAGTGTTTTTGAATTCTTTGAGGAAAAACAATACATTTGTCACTGTTTTTCTGTTGAACGGTTTTCAATTAAAAGGACTTATCAAATCATATGATAATTACACCGTTCTGCTTGAATCGGATGGTAAGCAGCAATTGATCTACAAACATGCGATTTCAACCTACGTACCTGCAAAACCGGTGCTATTGAAGGATGAAGAATAA
- a CDS encoding methionine gamma-lyase family protein encodes MRIHEFTTEIATTAEEVEQKLITYFKDVEKIAFFNQRKVLSAYRKNMVSDFHLTGSTGYGYDDSGRDTLEQVYADVFGAESCLVRNQIISGTHAISLSLFGVLRPGDELLYITGKPYDTLDSIVSGQGEDTGSLNDFGISYKHVDLIDDGSVNFEEVKMNIHSKTRMVGIQRSKGYSDRPSFTISQIGEMVRFIKSIDPDIIVFVDNCYGEFVETTEPTEVGADLMAGSLIKNPGGGLARTGGYIAGRKDLVKKCAYRMTSPGIGAEAGASLDTLLEMYQGFFLAPHVVSQAVKGALFTAGFLESYGFDTTPHYTNKRTDLIQSVNFSNADQMIAFCRTIQENSPINAHYAPEPSYMPGYTDDVIMAAGTFIQGSSIELTADGPIRPPYTAYVQGGLTYEHVKAAVMSSVEKLFEDKLIERN; translated from the coding sequence ATGAGGATTCATGAATTTACGACAGAGATTGCTACAACAGCTGAAGAGGTCGAACAAAAACTTATTACATATTTTAAAGATGTTGAAAAGATAGCGTTCTTCAACCAAAGGAAAGTTCTATCAGCATACCGAAAAAACATGGTCAGCGATTTTCATCTGACTGGTTCTACGGGATATGGCTATGATGATAGTGGTCGGGATACACTCGAACAAGTGTATGCAGATGTATTTGGTGCAGAATCGTGCCTTGTACGCAATCAGATTATTTCAGGGACGCATGCAATATCACTTAGCTTATTTGGTGTACTGAGGCCAGGGGACGAGCTTCTATATATAACAGGAAAACCATATGACACACTTGACTCGATTGTATCAGGTCAGGGGGAGGACACGGGTTCGTTAAATGATTTTGGTATCTCTTATAAGCATGTCGACTTGATTGACGATGGCTCAGTTAACTTTGAAGAAGTGAAAATGAACATTCATAGTAAAACAAGAATGGTCGGTATTCAGCGGTCCAAAGGGTATTCAGACCGTCCTTCATTTACGATCAGTCAAATTGGGGAGATGGTGCGATTTATTAAATCGATTGATCCCGACATAATCGTATTTGTTGATAATTGTTATGGTGAATTCGTGGAAACGACAGAGCCAACCGAAGTTGGTGCCGACTTGATGGCAGGTTCACTTATTAAAAATCCGGGTGGGGGACTTGCAAGAACGGGTGGCTATATTGCTGGGCGTAAGGATCTTGTGAAAAAATGTGCCTATCGGATGACTTCTCCTGGAATTGGAGCAGAGGCAGGGGCATCACTTGATACATTACTTGAAATGTACCAAGGTTTCTTCCTTGCCCCGCATGTTGTCAGCCAAGCCGTAAAAGGTGCACTTTTCACTGCGGGCTTCCTTGAAAGTTACGGATTTGATACAACTCCGCATTATACAAACAAGCGAACAGACTTGATCCAATCAGTTAATTTTAGTAATGCGGATCAAATGATTGCATTTTGTAGAACCATTCAGGAAAACTCTCCGATTAACGCTCATTATGCGCCTGAACCGTCCTATATGCCAGGATATACCGACGATGTGATCATGGCTGCAGGTACATTCATACAAGGATCCAGTATAGAGCTAACGGCTGATGGCCCGATTAGACCCCCGTATACTGCTTATGTACAAGGTGGATTAACGTATGAACATGTAAAAGCTGCTGTCATGTCATCTGTAGAGAAACTTTTTGAAGATAAATTGATTGAAAGAAATTAA